The proteins below come from a single Spirochaetota bacterium genomic window:
- a CDS encoding PhoH family protein yields the protein MVENRFEIDDISIFKRICGYQDSNIKKIEEITGVNIIPRGNTLIVKAVKEKNDLVMKLLHVMSDFIYANGKEYEFDDFDLRYVINTVISGKNFRADDINRLKITFPDTGKAVMPKTLNQAHYITAMHTFPITIATGPAGTGKTYLAVVMALKFLLTGKVDRIILTRPAVEAGENLGYLPGDLIQKINPYLRPLYDALFDLQPFEKISKMMEKNIIEVAPLAYMRGRTLNNAFIILDEAQNTTVAQMKMFLTRLGGNSKIVISGDDTQIDIEKPKKSGLLQAMRILKDINDISFIRFTRDDISRHPIVEKIVAAYEKSGYSD from the coding sequence ATGGTCGAGAACCGGTTTGAAATCGATGACATATCGATATTCAAGAGAATCTGCGGGTACCAGGACTCAAATATCAAAAAAATCGAGGAGATAACCGGCGTCAACATCATACCGCGGGGTAATACCCTCATTGTCAAGGCCGTCAAGGAAAAGAACGACCTGGTGATGAAACTGCTCCATGTCATGAGCGATTTCATCTATGCCAACGGCAAGGAATACGAGTTCGATGACTTTGACCTTCGGTATGTCATCAACACGGTCATATCGGGCAAGAATTTCAGGGCCGACGATATAAACCGGCTGAAGATAACCTTCCCGGACACGGGCAAGGCGGTAATGCCCAAAACGCTGAACCAGGCCCATTACATAACCGCCATGCACACTTTCCCGATCACCATCGCCACCGGGCCGGCCGGCACCGGCAAGACCTACCTGGCGGTGGTGATGGCCCTGAAATTCCTTCTCACTGGAAAGGTAGACCGTATCATTCTTACCAGGCCTGCCGTGGAGGCGGGCGAGAACCTGGGATACCTTCCCGGCGATCTGATCCAGAAGATTAATCCCTACCTGCGGCCCCTCTATGACGCCCTTTTTGACCTCCAGCCTTTCGAAAAGATATCTAAGATGATGGAGAAGAATATCATCGAGGTGGCGCCTCTGGCCTACATGAGGGGCCGGACCCTGAACAACGCCTTCATCATCCTTGATGAGGCGCAGAACACCACAGTGGCGCAGATGAAGATGTTCCTGACCAGGCTCGGCGGCAATTCGAAAATAGTCATTTCCGGCGACGATACCCAGATTGACATAGAAAAACCAAAGAAATCCGGCCTGCTCCAGGCCATGCGCATTCTCAAGGATATAAATGATATAAGCTTCATTCGTTTTACCAGGGATGATATTTCACGGCATCCAATTGTTGAAAAAATAGTTGCAGCCTATGAAAAGAGCGGCTATAGTGATTAA